One Leishmania major strain Friedlin complete genome, chromosome 29 DNA segment encodes these proteins:
- a CDS encoding conserved hypothetical protein (previous protein_id=AAZ09483.1) has translation MSCPASQRPQLTAAAMPVADKPKERRHRKSKEASTEGGHHHHRSHEKKKGKSAATADASTSSTMTLSAPKRRGTEADEDDEDWEENRAAVERLCSQYPNNVCADCGETGTRWASVNYGVFVCIRCSGVHRSLGVHISKVKSTNMDRWSLAEVRLMEAIGNAKAKTLYEARLPTGVRPSGRADAAADDAVRSFIQRKYEQREFAMRNLQDVLGRLYKDTGYGRPKMASKPGAAAEGTVTSSTRGSSSAAVPTDRAAATGKRGDTMRALYGDAAAEMQRGSTRRKDAARLSAALAPKPTYGTFGMVNVPGEEYEARWQRTLAVFSSVEPLPAAAAAPAGEMLSADERGKKGGTTIVTPLTDPSDTTAERPQMGGAEATPAAASASSVVV, from the coding sequence ATGAGCTGCCCAGCCTCACAGAGGCCGCAGCTGACGGCTGCAGCAATGCCAGTTGCAGACAAGccgaaggagaggaggcacaGGAAGTCCAAGGAGGCCTCAACAGAGGGtggccatcaccaccaccgctcacacgagaagaaaaagggaaagagcgccgccaccgcagatGCATCGACTTCGTCGACGATGACCTTGTCTGCACCCAAACGCCGCGGCACCGAGGCGGATGAGGATGATGAGGACTGGGAGGAGAACCGCGCCGCTGTGGAGCGGCTTTGCTCACAGTACCCCAACAACGTCTGCGCCGACTGTGGGGAGACAGGTACTCGCTGGGCTTCCGTCAACTATGGCGTCTTTGTGTGCATTCGCTGCTCCGGCGTGCATCGCTCCTTGGGCGTGCACATCTCGAAGGTCAAATCGACAAACATGGACCGATGGTCCCTGGCAGAGGTGCGTCTGATGGAGGCGATCGGCAACGCCAAGGCGAAGACCCTCTACGAAGCCCGTCTTCCCACTGGCGTGCGTCCCTCTGGCCGcgcggatgccgcggcggacGACGCTGTCAGGTCCTTCATCCAGCGCAAGTACGAGCAGCGCGAGTTTGCCATGCGTAACCTCCAGGACGTGCTCGGAAGGCTGTACAAGGACACCGGATACGGCCGACCAAAGATGGCGTCGAAGCCGGGAGCGGCAGCCGAGGGGACCGTCACCTCGTCCACGCGAggcagcagctctgctgcCGTGCCGACCGATCGGGCCGCCGCTACAGGTAAGAGAGGCGATACCATGCGCGCCCTCtacggcgatgccgctgcggagaTGCAACGGggctcgacgaggaggaaggacGCGGCCAGGCTgtccgcggcgctggcaccAAAGCCGACGTACGGCACATTTGGTATGGTGAACGTGCCAGGGGAGGAGTACGAggcgcggtggcagcgcacgctggcggtgtTCTCCTCTGTAGAGCCCctgccagcagcggcggcggcgccagcagggGAGATGCTGAGTGCAGATGAGAGGGGAAAGAAAGGCGGTACCACGATTGTCACTCCTCTGACAGACCCTAGCGACACCACTGCTGAGCGTCCGCAGATGGGCGGAGCGGAGGCGACTCCGGCGGCAGCTTCGGCTTCCTCCGTTGTAGTGTAg
- a CDS encoding conserved hypothetical protein (previous protein_id=AAZ09484.1) encodes MSDVDVVANFVVMTGATEDQAIHYLSTYDFNLEDAVLAFQVDNPHPSPLHTGEDSAHYSSVDTGSPMSAPSPASHQVEGFAFPQAAQRPPTPPRQRALASSTAEAIQRLFARPDYVVGSDRATFDAECEKAASRHCWVVVSVVDNSFPCECFTRDIWASDAMRSLTSGSLFCYEINVTHTRGMALAEKYHVDNGNLPRMFMVDPVTQFKVQELPLISSEVWQFDSAMVVDAIMLFITNHDPPHDPFASTNDPPQNEGGGGDSAESASAGASVKAPVVVDVDEGDSEAEMVSPPMISRSVAGAVASTTRTLEVGEPVPVVAPSPVTLDEYTVPEGTTGDASSVFRLRCRLPHSSSTLQLRPDTPVARLIDYLAYLLYAEDTTRYSVPPRISIFSGFPPKNMTAREMEGVTLSTWDGVRSGDVLMVRANA; translated from the coding sequence ATGAGCGACGTGGACGTGGTGGCGAATTTCGTGGTCATGACGGGGGCCACCGAGGATCAAGCCATCCACTACCTTTCCACGTACGACTTCAACTTGGAGGATGCTGTCCTGGCGTTTCAGGTAGACAATCCTCATCcctcgccgctgcacacGGGAGAGGACTCTGCCCACTACTCCAGCGTCGACACAGGCTCACCCATgagcgcgccatcgccggcCTCGCACCAAGTGGAAGGCTTTGCGTTCCCCCAGGCGGCTCAGCGTCCACCTACGCCACCGCGACAGCGAGCCCTTGCCTCCTCGACTGCCGAAGCGATACAGCGCCTCTTCGCCCGTCCTGACTATGTAGTGGGCAGCGACAGAGCCACCTTCGACGCTGAGTGCGAGAAGGCCGCGTCGCGCCACTGCTGGGTCGTCGTGTCCGTCGTGGACAACTCGTTCCCCTGCGAGTGCTTTACGCGCGATATCTGGGCCAGCGACGCCATGCGCTCCCtcaccagcggcagcctgTTTTGCTATGAGATCAACGTCACGCACACCCGCGGCATGGCCCTGGCCGAAAAGTACCACGTCGACAACGGCAATCTGCCCCGAATGTTCATGGTCGATCCGGTGACTCAGTTTaaggtgcaggagctgccgcTCATCTCCTCTGAGGTGTGGCAGTTTGACAGCGCCATGGTGGTGGATGCCATCATGCTCTTCATCACGAACCACGACCCCCCACACGACCCGTTTGCCAGCACGAATGATCCACCGCAAAacgaaggcggcggtggtgataGCGCTGAGTCGGCGTCCGCAGGTGCAAGCGTGAAGGCGCCGGTCGTGGTGGACGTGGATGAGGGCGACAGCGAGGCCGAGATGGTATCGCCTCCGATGATATCACGGAGCGTCGCCGGAGCGGTTGCTTCCACGACGAGAACGCTGGAGGTTGGCGAGCCGGTTCCAGTCGTCGCTCCCTCCCCGGTGACGCTGGACGAGTACACGGTTCCGGAGGGCACCACAGGCGATGCCAGCAGCGTCTttcggctgcgctgccgacTGCCGCATTCGTCTTCCactctgcagctgcgccctGACACCCCGGTAGCGAGGCTCATCGACTACTTGGCGTATCTCTTGTACGCGGAGGACACCACGCGCTATTCGGTTCCGCCGCGGATTAGCATCTTCAGTGGGTTTCCTCCAAAGAACATGACTGCCAGGGAGATGGAGGGCGTCACGCTGAGCACGTGGGACGGCGTTCGGAGCGGCGATGTCTTGATGGTCCGCGCAAATGCGTGA